Proteins encoded together in one Nostoc sp. PCC 7524 window:
- a CDS encoding class II glutamine amidotransferase — protein MCQLLGMNCNVPTDICFSFEGFSARGGRTDHHSDGWGITFFEGKGCRMFLDAKPSINSPVADLVRRYPIHSTHVIAHIRKATQGEVALQNCHPFRRELWGRYWVFAHNGNLPDFNPESQGFYQAVGDTDSEKAFCLILETMRQNFPEGKPPLEQLYPVLQKITEHLSAIGVFNYLLSDGEHFFTHCSTNLSYIVRQAPFAAAHLIDQDMTVDFSELTTLSDRVAVIATTPLTDNEVWIPIQPGELLVFQDGLPLKHP, from the coding sequence ATGTGTCAACTGCTGGGAATGAATTGCAATGTGCCAACGGATATCTGCTTCTCTTTTGAAGGGTTTTCGGCACGGGGAGGCAGAACAGATCATCATAGTGATGGTTGGGGTATTACTTTCTTTGAAGGTAAGGGATGTCGGATGTTTTTAGATGCTAAACCCTCAATCAATTCTCCTGTGGCAGATTTGGTGAGGCGTTATCCTATTCACTCTACTCACGTTATCGCCCATATTCGCAAGGCTACCCAAGGGGAAGTGGCTCTGCAAAATTGTCATCCTTTTCGTCGGGAACTATGGGGCAGGTATTGGGTATTTGCTCACAATGGTAATTTACCAGACTTTAATCCAGAATCTCAAGGTTTTTATCAAGCTGTGGGTGATACCGATAGTGAAAAAGCTTTCTGCTTAATCCTAGAAACCATGCGGCAAAACTTCCCAGAAGGTAAACCTCCCTTAGAACAACTTTATCCTGTATTACAAAAAATTACTGAACATCTATCAGCTATCGGTGTTTTTAATTACCTACTATCTGATGGTGAACACTTTTTTACGCACTGTTCTACCAACCTTAGTTACATTGTGCGTCAAGCGCCCTTTGCAGCAGCACATTTAATCGACCAAGATATGACAGTAGATTTTAGTGAGTTGACTACACTGAGCGATCGCGTTGCCGTGATTGCTACAACTCCCCTGACAGATAATGAGGTTTGGATACCAATTCAACCGGGAGAATTGCTAGTATTTCAGGATGGTTTGCCATTGAAACATCCGTAG
- a CDS encoding PAS domain S-box protein — protein sequence MPTKRQCTILIVDDLELNQGKYQSYLSADSEISHTVLTAKSVKDVWNSCCDGAGTVDCILLNDQHGLEILKKLKSQWGEACPPVVMIGGENTDLAVRAMKGGAEDYLVQEKLTPEQLCYTLRTAIENAKLHHSKQRFRTIFDATFQFIGLLTVNGILIEANQTALDFGGLTLADVINRPFWEARWWTISSQTQGKLKQAIAQAASGEFVRYEVDVLGAGNSVITIDFSLKPVRDQSGQVSFLIAEGRDITELVQMRSEHQQLEAELQRTNQELEQRVAQRTAELQQAHAALAQREATLRSYYDNIPMLMGVVELTENDILHIYDNAATCRFFGNEPDSTTGKLASELGVPPAIIQQWLIHYRKSQLQGQPVEFEYVHDDGQRHPQWLAVTVFPIDSPLFERPRFCYVALDITDRKQTEAALRQSEEQLQEKLIEIESIYQSAPIGLNVLDTDLRFVRINQRLAEINGFSVEEHIGRTVRELLPNLADTAEPLLRQVLAGQPLLNVEIVGETPAQPGVKRTWLENFLPLRNGDQIIGISIVCEEITKRKQREAELRQVLQKLNFHVENSPLGVIEWDQNFRVSRWSKAAERIFGWQLEEVLGKRFDEWKIVVEEDIERVATMVIQLAQGAEPRVVMHNRNYTKTGTVIDCEWYNSALVDESGNLVSVLSLVLDVSDRTRMATEREQLLQQEQVAREQAEASNRIKDEFLAILSHELRTPLNPILGWTKLLRSGRLNAQKRGEALEIIDRNAQLQARLIEDLLDVSRIIQGKISLNISTVNLTATISDAIEAVRLASENKKIQIQTIIQSNYAQVAGDPARLQQIIWNLLSNAVKFTPQGGRVAVKLEQIKNYAQITISDTGKGISPVFLPHIFNYFRQEDSSITRKFGGLGLGLAIVRHLVELHGGTIAAHSPGIEQGATFTVRLPTIIPDLDTSGTIQPQNISFDLNGIKVLVVDDDADAREFVAFVLQMYQAEVITVSSALEALQVLAQSQLNILVSDIGMPHMDGYELLHQIRTTAPDFNRQIPAIALTAYAGKLDQQQALATGFQMHVPKPIEPDALAYAVASLAGII from the coding sequence ATGCCGACAAAACGCCAATGTACGATCTTAATTGTTGATGATTTAGAACTCAATCAGGGAAAGTATCAATCTTATCTGAGTGCCGATTCAGAAATAAGTCATACAGTCTTAACAGCAAAATCGGTAAAAGATGTCTGGAATTCGTGTTGTGATGGGGCTGGCACGGTTGATTGTATTCTGCTCAATGATCAACATGGATTAGAAATCTTAAAAAAGCTGAAATCCCAATGGGGAGAAGCCTGTCCTCCTGTAGTGATGATTGGTGGTGAAAATACGGACTTAGCAGTTCGAGCCATGAAAGGGGGAGCAGAAGACTATCTTGTACAAGAAAAATTAACTCCAGAGCAGTTATGCTACACGCTGAGAACTGCGATTGAGAATGCTAAACTGCACCACAGCAAACAGCGATTCCGTACTATTTTTGATGCCACGTTTCAATTTATTGGGCTACTCACCGTTAATGGCATTCTGATAGAAGCTAATCAAACAGCATTGGATTTTGGCGGCTTAACACTAGCAGATGTGATAAATCGTCCTTTTTGGGAAGCACGGTGGTGGACAATTTCATCTCAAACCCAAGGGAAACTGAAACAAGCGATCGCTCAAGCTGCTAGTGGGGAATTTGTACGCTATGAAGTAGATGTGTTGGGAGCAGGCAATAGCGTCATCACCATTGATTTTTCCCTCAAACCTGTACGCGATCAATCGGGGCAAGTTAGCTTTCTAATTGCTGAAGGGCGTGATATTACTGAATTGGTGCAGATGAGATCTGAACACCAACAGCTAGAAGCTGAATTGCAAAGGACAAACCAGGAATTAGAACAACGGGTAGCACAACGTACTGCTGAGTTACAACAAGCCCATGCTGCCTTAGCCCAACGAGAAGCCACGCTACGAAGTTACTACGACAACATACCGATGCTCATGGGAGTTGTCGAGTTAACTGAGAATGATATTCTTCACATTTACGATAACGCCGCCACCTGTCGATTCTTTGGTAATGAACCAGATAGTACAACTGGGAAACTAGCCAGTGAGCTAGGAGTGCCGCCAGCTATTATTCAACAATGGCTGATTCACTACCGAAAATCTCAACTCCAAGGTCAACCAGTAGAATTTGAGTATGTTCACGACGATGGGCAAAGACATCCTCAATGGTTGGCAGTAACAGTTTTCCCAATTGATTCTCCCCTGTTTGAGCGTCCTCGATTTTGCTATGTAGCTCTCGATATTACAGACCGCAAACAAACAGAAGCAGCTCTGCGCCAAAGTGAAGAACAACTTCAGGAAAAACTGATAGAAATTGAGTCTATTTACCAATCAGCTCCCATTGGACTGAATGTTTTAGACACAGACTTGCGCTTTGTACGGATTAACCAACGATTAGCAGAAATTAATGGATTTTCTGTGGAGGAGCATATCGGCCGCACAGTCCGCGAGTTACTGCCAAATTTAGCCGATACAGCCGAGCCGTTGTTACGGCAGGTTTTGGCGGGGCAACCACTCCTCAATGTCGAAATTGTTGGGGAAACTCCGGCTCAACCTGGTGTGAAGCGCACCTGGCTAGAAAACTTTTTACCGTTAAGGAATGGCGACCAAATTATTGGCATCAGTATTGTTTGTGAGGAAATTACCAAACGCAAACAACGTGAAGCTGAGTTACGACAAGTGTTACAAAAGCTCAATTTCCATGTGGAAAATTCTCCTCTGGGTGTAATTGAGTGGGATCAAAATTTTCGGGTGTCGCGCTGGTCAAAAGCTGCCGAACGCATTTTTGGCTGGCAATTAGAGGAAGTATTGGGCAAGCGATTTGATGAATGGAAGATAGTTGTTGAGGAAGATATCGAACGAGTAGCCACTATGGTTATACAATTAGCCCAAGGCGCAGAACCGCGAGTAGTCATGCACAACCGCAACTACACCAAAACTGGGACAGTGATTGATTGTGAGTGGTATAACTCTGCCTTAGTAGATGAGTCTGGTAACTTAGTTTCGGTGCTATCGCTGGTTTTGGACGTGAGCGATCGCACACGGATGGCAACAGAACGCGAGCAATTATTACAACAGGAACAAGTAGCCCGTGAGCAAGCTGAAGCTTCCAACCGCATTAAAGATGAATTCTTGGCGATTCTCTCCCATGAACTACGTACCCCGCTTAATCCCATCCTAGGTTGGACTAAACTACTCAGAAGTGGCAGATTAAATGCCCAAAAACGAGGAGAAGCCTTAGAAATTATTGATCGCAATGCTCAATTACAGGCTCGTCTGATTGAAGACTTACTTGATGTATCTCGGATTATCCAGGGCAAAATCAGCCTCAATATTTCCACCGTTAATCTTACTGCTACAATTTCCGATGCTATAGAAGCAGTGCGTTTAGCATCAGAAAATAAAAAAATTCAGATTCAAACTATTATTCAATCAAATTATGCACAAGTAGCAGGTGATCCAGCCCGTTTGCAACAAATTATCTGGAATCTGCTATCCAATGCTGTTAAATTTACACCGCAAGGTGGACGAGTAGCAGTCAAACTAGAGCAAATTAAAAATTATGCTCAAATCACCATCAGTGATACAGGCAAAGGCATCAGTCCAGTTTTTTTACCACACATATTTAATTACTTTCGTCAAGAAGATAGTAGTATTACCAGAAAATTCGGTGGTTTAGGATTGGGGCTAGCAATTGTCCGTCACTTAGTAGAACTACACGGTGGCACGATTGCAGCTCATAGCCCCGGTATTGAACAAGGGGCTACCTTCACGGTGAGATTACCAACAATTATTCCTGATTTAGATACTTCAGGGACAATTCAACCGCAAAATATCTCTTTTGACTTAAACGGCATTAAAGTTTTAGTTGTAGATGATGATGCTGACGCACGGGAATTCGTCGCCTTTGTGCTGCAAATGTATCAAGCAGAAGTCATCACAGTATCATCTGCATTAGAAGCCCTACAAGTGTTGGCACAGTCACAACTCAATATTTTAGTTAGCGATATTGGGATGCCCCACATGGATGGCTATGAACTGTTACACCAAATTAGGACTACAGCACCTGATTTTAATAGACAAATTCCGGCTATAGCTCTGACTGCATACGCTGGAAAACTTGACCAACAACAAGCATTAGCAACAGGGTTTCAAATGCACGTACCCAAACCCATAGAACCAGATGCTTTAGCTTATGCCGTTGCTAGTCTCGCTGGCATCATCTAG
- a CDS encoding SDR family oxidoreductase, with protein sequence MTFVRDENLVLVAGATGGVGQLVVAKLLERNVRVRVLTRNAEKASKMFNNKVEIAVGDIREPATLTAAVENVTHIICCTGTTAFPSDRWQFNPQPNLFEWPKIFLDADYREAIAKNTPAKVDAEGVSNLVAAAPRNLNRFVFVSSVGILRKHQPPFNILNAFGVLDAKQKGEEAIITSGLPYTIIRPGRLIDGPFTSYDLNTLLKATTGGKLDVVIGKGDTLAGDASRIDVAAACVESIFHPTTERQVFELVNKGSRPTVIDWEKLFSHL encoded by the coding sequence ATGACTTTTGTAAGAGATGAAAATTTGGTATTAGTGGCTGGTGCAACCGGCGGAGTGGGACAACTTGTAGTAGCAAAACTACTGGAGAGAAATGTCAGGGTACGCGTTCTGACACGCAATGCGGAAAAAGCGTCAAAAATGTTTAATAACAAGGTAGAAATTGCTGTAGGCGACATCCGCGAACCCGCCACACTCACCGCCGCAGTAGAGAATGTCACCCACATCATCTGTTGTACGGGAACTACTGCCTTTCCCTCTGATAGATGGCAGTTTAACCCCCAACCGAACTTATTTGAATGGCCAAAGATTTTTCTGGATGCTGACTACAGAGAAGCGATCGCCAAGAATACGCCAGCTAAAGTTGATGCTGAAGGTGTAAGTAACTTAGTCGCCGCCGCACCCCGCAATCTCAACAGATTTGTCTTTGTCTCCTCCGTAGGAATTCTTCGCAAACATCAGCCGCCTTTTAATATTCTCAATGCCTTTGGTGTATTAGATGCCAAACAAAAAGGTGAAGAAGCAATTATCACTTCGGGATTACCTTACACCATCATTCGTCCAGGACGCTTGATTGATGGCCCCTTTACATCCTATGACCTCAACACACTTCTCAAAGCTACCACAGGCGGTAAACTGGACGTAGTTATTGGTAAAGGTGATACTTTAGCAGGTGATGCTAGTAGAATTGATGTTGCCGCCGCTTGTGTGGAATCAATTTTTCATCCCACAACTGAAAGACAAGTTTTTGAACTGGTAAATAAGGGAAGTAGGCCGACTGTGATTGATTGGGAAAAACTGTTTTCTCACCTATAG
- a CDS encoding serine/threonine-protein kinase: MELWTPNQTLKNGRFIVQKVLGGGGFGVTYSVLEQRTNKLFAIKTLNPIQQSQGNFNDKQEQFVNEALRLRGCQHPHIVKVYEVIQEAGLWGMVMEYVNGDDLGVYVDQHGHLLEDDALRYINQVGQALESVHQQGFLHRDIKPNNIILRSGTQEAVLIDFGLAREFLIGKTLSMTNSRTEGYAPVEQYERQGHFGTYTDVYGLAATLYSLLTGRTPIPANYRKDGDIPLKAPKQFNSSISDRVNDAIVQGMALEPQDRPQTMREWLELLIQNKADSAVVQISISNSQSKVRHLNLLADQTQLITSKMDYTQLSNLLAAGKWKEADKETSRAILAIAWREKEGWRYLERVDNIPCEDIRIINNLWVKYSNSRFGFSVQKKIFQSVGGNTKTYWKGQKQYQEIWLLFCNHIGWKKDDDSQKIMGIAFYICDINFDLKAPIGHLPCSWIIELQRLRESGVYGGGFGWEQEIPSLLLHKNL, translated from the coding sequence ATGGAACTTTGGACACCTAATCAAACTCTCAAAAATGGCAGATTTATCGTTCAAAAAGTCCTTGGTGGTGGTGGTTTTGGTGTCACTTATAGCGTACTAGAACAGCGTACCAATAAATTATTTGCCATCAAAACCCTCAACCCGATACAGCAAAGTCAAGGTAATTTCAACGACAAGCAAGAACAATTTGTTAACGAAGCATTGCGATTACGAGGTTGTCAGCATCCCCATATTGTCAAAGTCTATGAAGTGATACAAGAAGCTGGTTTATGGGGAATGGTGATGGAATATGTCAATGGGGATGATTTAGGTGTATACGTTGATCAGCACGGACACCTATTAGAAGATGACGCATTACGCTATATCAATCAGGTAGGACAAGCATTAGAATCTGTTCACCAACAAGGCTTTTTACATCGGGATATCAAGCCGAATAACATTATTTTACGTAGTGGAACACAAGAAGCAGTATTAATTGATTTTGGTCTGGCGCGTGAATTTCTCATTGGTAAAACCCTCAGTATGACCAATTCCAGAACAGAAGGCTATGCACCAGTAGAACAGTATGAAAGGCAAGGACATTTTGGAACTTATACTGATGTTTATGGTTTAGCTGCAACTTTATATAGTTTATTGACTGGGAGAACTCCCATACCTGCTAATTATCGAAAAGATGGTGATATTCCTTTAAAAGCACCAAAACAATTTAATTCGAGTATTAGTGATAGGGTAAATGATGCAATTGTTCAAGGAATGGCCTTAGAACCACAAGATAGACCACAAACAATGCGGGAATGGTTAGAATTATTAATACAAAATAAGGCTGATTCTGCGGTTGTTCAAATTTCAATCTCTAATTCACAATCAAAAGTTAGACATCTAAACTTATTGGCTGATCAAACTCAATTAATAACTTCTAAGATGGACTATACTCAACTTAGTAATTTGTTGGCAGCAGGAAAGTGGAAGGAAGCAGATAAGGAAACATCAAGAGCTATCCTAGCTATAGCATGGAGAGAAAAGGAAGGCTGGCGTTATTTAGAACGAGTTGATAATATTCCCTGTGAAGATATCCGCATTATTAACAACCTTTGGGTTAAATATAGTAATAGCCGCTTCGGTTTTTCAGTACAAAAGAAAATTTTTCAAAGTGTTGGTGGAAATACTAAGACTTATTGGAAAGGGCAAAAACAATACCAGGAAATTTGGTTGTTGTTTTGCAATCATATTGGTTGGAAAAAGGATGATGATTCTCAAAAGATTATGGGAATTGCATTTTATATATGCGATATTAATTTTGATCTAAAAGCACCTATTGGTCACCTACCTTGCTCTTGGATTATAGAATTACAGCGTTTACGGGAAAGCGGTGTTTATGGTGGAGGTTTTGGTTGGGAACAAGAGATTCCTTCTCTTCTATTACATAAAAACTTATAA